From the Lolium rigidum isolate FL_2022 chromosome 2, APGP_CSIRO_Lrig_0.1, whole genome shotgun sequence genome, one window contains:
- the LOC124688927 gene encoding SAP-like protein BP-73 produces MSGAAPALLHHHGASVRATLPVYHVDCRFPPGSCFLSKSPILGPSTVSLACGASPNNHRPRNPDISRQQKRGSARGKSKPYQERDDTENNDEFDSDTAFSKNGPPISLTSNSRPQATSVPGEREKEIVELFKRVQTQLRARGKGREDKKPEPAKSQGERGSVDSLLNLLRKHSVDQRRKTSDEKEQSFDQTWRNNDSGNKQNSRIFGTKNDAQEVQKPPPATFQRPPSSFRRRSPVPGVKFQLVTNPDADAGAGAKSIVNGKADAVLKAKTPPVVEEETAPDGPDSSVPLYEPDSVIEEPEDASLDEFVVSDDESDPLDTDELLADEYVEHLEISDVTDSISSQDNGLESSPAEVSDLSSLKVTELRELAKSRGLRGYSKMKKSELVSVLSDTA; encoded by the exons ATGTCCGGCGCTGCCCCCGCCCTGCTCCACCACCACG GGGCTTCAGTCAGAGCAACACTACCTGTTTATCATGTGGATTGCAGATTCCCTCCAGGATCTTGTTTCCTGAGTAAATCGCCTATCTTGGGCCCATCTACTGTCTCTCTGGCTTGTGGTGCTAGCCCTAACAACCATAGACCAAGGAACCCGGATATCTCACGACAACAAAAGAGGGGTTCTGCAAGGGGGAAAAGCAAGCCATATCAAGAAAGGGACGACACTGAGAACAACGATGAGTTTGACAGTGATACAGCGTTCTCCAAAAACGGACCACCTATCTCTTTGACAAGCAACTCACGTCCCCAGGCAACATCAGTTCCAGGGGAAAGGGAGAAGGAGATTGTAGAGCTGTTTAAAAGGGTTCAAACACAACTCCGTGCGAGGGGAAAAGGCAGGGAGGACAAGAAGCCTGAACCTGCGAAATCTCAGGGTGAGAGGGGCAGTGTCGACTCCCTTCTCAATTTGCTGAGGAAACACTCTGTGGACCAAAGGCGGAAGACCAGTGATGAGAAAGAGCAGAGTTTCGACCAAACATGGAGAAACAACGATTCTGGAAACAAGCAGAATTCAAGGATCTTTGGCACGAAAAACGATGCTCAGGAAGTGCAGAAGCCACCTCCTGCAACCTTCCAGAGACCACCTTCAAGTTTCAGACGAAGATCTCCTGTTCCTGGGGTTAAGTTCCAGCTTGTTACTAATCCAGACGCAGATGCAGGTGCTGGAGCCAAGTCTATCGTCAATGGCAAGGCTGATGCTGTACTGAAGGCCAAGACACCAccagtggtggaggaggagaccgCTCCCGATGGACCTGATTCATCAGTACCTCTGTACGAACCCGACTCTGTAATAGAAGAACCAGAGGATGCATCTCTGGACGAGTTTGTTGTTTCAGACGATGAATCAGATCCACTGGATACCGATGAGCTACTAGCTGATGAGTATGTGGAACATTTGGAAATCTCTGATGTTACAGATAGCATCTCATCACAGGATAACGGTCTGGAAAGTTCTCCTGCAGAAGTTTCTGATCTAAGCTCGCTGAAGGTCACAGAGCTGAGAGAACTGGCGAAATCCCGAGGACTCAGAGGTTATTCAAAGATGAAGAAAAGTGAGCTGGTTTCCGTACTGAGCGACACTGCCTGA